In Nonomuraea sp. NBC_00507, the following are encoded in one genomic region:
- a CDS encoding DUF4279 domain-containing protein, which yields MVCRKPGLTVDEQINQILDRLYAHADRIGELATELDQIDGSPGSSVLQVVRVFEHPDGEDADLTSPAEGLQILPGQHQLLGWHLDARALDFLRRAHAELDIDGYAYG from the coding sequence ATCGTCTGCCGCAAACCCGGCTTAACAGTGGACGAGCAAATCAACCAAATTCTTGATCGCTTGTACGCCCACGCTGATCGGATCGGTGAGCTGGCCACCGAGCTCGACCAGATCGACGGGAGCCCCGGCTCTAGCGTCCTACAGGTCGTACGGGTCTTCGAGCACCCCGACGGCGAGGACGCGGACCTCACCAGCCCAGCCGAAGGCCTGCAGATACTACCTGGGCAACACCAGCTCCTCGGCTGGCACCTCGACGCCAGGGCATTGGACTTCCTCCGACGCGCTCACGCGGAGCTAGATATCGACGGGTATGCCTACGGATAG
- a CDS encoding coiled-coil domain-containing protein — translation MAVASPTFRSGARRGVVAVLTAALLAAAPAAARAEPKPTVKQLKNELAALQKESDKLITDYYNSRIAHQKAEKAEKSAHEKLAAAQEVYDQNSTELRAMAIAQYTGTEPSQVALLTGPQDPSGLLGRMALVQHLVALQDARLRGFAKVRDDRQQAQDEAAARAGDLERTVGELEKRKKKAERQIERIRDKIDQLYKAPGLRPDGTFVPQLPQGPDHITPRMALVRQLIQERFEVPYGIGCYRAIQDGGEHPLGRACDFMLSRGGALPSAEELKRGDEIANWAIKNAKRLGIMYVIYRQRIWHVRTGAWRTMTDRGGTTANHYDHPHISVY, via the coding sequence GTGGCGGTTGCGTCCCCCACCTTCCGGTCGGGTGCTCGGCGCGGGGTGGTCGCCGTCCTCACCGCCGCCCTCCTGGCGGCGGCGCCGGCCGCGGCGCGGGCCGAGCCCAAGCCCACGGTGAAGCAGCTCAAGAACGAACTCGCCGCGCTCCAGAAGGAGTCGGACAAGCTCATCACCGACTACTACAACAGCCGCATCGCCCACCAGAAGGCCGAAAAAGCCGAAAAATCAGCACATGAGAAGCTGGCCGCCGCCCAGGAGGTCTACGACCAGAACTCCACCGAGCTCAGGGCGATGGCCATCGCCCAGTACACCGGCACCGAGCCCAGCCAGGTCGCCCTGCTGACCGGCCCGCAGGACCCGTCCGGGCTCCTCGGCAGGATGGCGCTCGTCCAGCACCTCGTCGCACTCCAGGACGCCAGGCTCCGCGGCTTCGCCAAGGTCAGGGACGACCGGCAGCAGGCGCAGGACGAGGCGGCCGCCCGTGCCGGCGATCTCGAGCGCACCGTCGGCGAGCTGGAGAAGCGCAAGAAGAAGGCCGAGCGGCAGATCGAGCGCATCCGGGACAAGATCGACCAGCTGTACAAGGCACCGGGCCTGCGGCCCGACGGCACGTTCGTGCCGCAGTTGCCGCAGGGGCCCGATCACATCACGCCGCGGATGGCCCTGGTCAGGCAGCTCATCCAGGAACGGTTCGAGGTGCCGTACGGGATCGGCTGCTACCGGGCCATCCAGGACGGCGGCGAGCACCCGCTGGGCCGGGCGTGCGACTTCATGCTGAGCCGGGGCGGCGCGTTGCCGTCGGCGGAGGAGCTCAAGCGCGGCGACGAGATCGCCAACTGGGCGATCAAGAACGCCAAGCGCCTCGGCATCATGTACGTCATCTACCGGCAGCGCATCTGGCACGTCCGCACCGGGGCCTGGCGCACGATGACGGACCGCGGCGGCACCACCGCCAACCACTACGACCACCCGCACATCTCGGTGTACTAG
- a CDS encoding serine/threonine-protein kinase yields the protein MQVPGYTEIRELGHGGTGRVMLAVRDADGLPVAIKHLSEPLLQDEEFVERFRAEADLIREIDSPHTARVLDYVESPQDAVIVMELVDGVTLRRLLEEEGRTGAEAALAVLKGALLGLAEAHRRGVVHRDFKPENVLITQDGDSKLVDFGVAARFGEQAALVGTPSYMAPEQWDDAPASPATDVYAATLVFFECLTGHRAFHGENVAALAYLHQHAVPPLEDVEEPLRPLLQHGLAKDPAARPESAEAFLAELEDVALAEYGEEWESRGRTGLGVLAVPLVALLPRAQAAASGDAATSMFHSGLTPVTKFAMTGGLVLATAAAVVSAFVILGGPPELESGTALPPATSAPPPTADPVTPTPDLTTPRASLSETPPITVSGDPSLYPDPTGPPTGRPAPTTDAPRPAPPTETRNPTGEPTRSQEPTRSQEPRPSTPPPTTEPPDDPPPSSPDDDPPPTTRAPDPSTPPPAENPEPLISISIGVSLDVPVLGGDGDGLLDADIGVGLGSSLLGMVLVPGSVLLGRQIVARRARRPRDAEKR from the coding sequence ATGCAGGTTCCCGGCTACACCGAGATCCGGGAACTCGGCCACGGCGGGACGGGCAGGGTGATGCTGGCCGTCCGCGACGCCGACGGCCTCCCGGTCGCGATCAAGCACTTATCCGAGCCGCTGCTCCAGGACGAGGAGTTCGTCGAGCGGTTCAGGGCCGAGGCCGACCTGATCCGGGAGATCGACAGCCCGCACACGGCCCGCGTGCTCGACTACGTCGAGTCCCCGCAGGACGCCGTCATCGTGATGGAACTCGTCGACGGTGTCACGCTGCGGCGGCTGCTGGAGGAGGAGGGCAGGACGGGCGCCGAGGCCGCGCTCGCGGTGCTGAAGGGGGCGCTGCTCGGGCTGGCCGAGGCCCACCGGCGCGGGGTGGTGCACCGCGACTTCAAGCCCGAGAACGTGCTCATCACCCAGGACGGCGACAGCAAACTCGTCGACTTCGGCGTGGCGGCCCGCTTCGGTGAGCAGGCCGCACTCGTGGGCACACCGTCGTACATGGCGCCGGAGCAGTGGGACGACGCCCCGGCCAGCCCGGCGACCGACGTATACGCCGCGACGCTGGTGTTCTTCGAGTGCCTGACCGGCCACCGGGCCTTCCACGGCGAGAACGTCGCCGCGCTGGCCTATCTGCACCAGCACGCCGTGCCTCCGCTGGAGGACGTCGAGGAGCCGCTGCGTCCGCTCCTGCAGCACGGCCTGGCCAAGGACCCCGCGGCGCGCCCGGAGTCGGCCGAGGCGTTTCTGGCGGAGCTGGAGGACGTCGCGCTGGCTGAGTACGGCGAGGAGTGGGAGTCGCGGGGGCGGACGGGGCTGGGGGTCCTGGCCGTGCCGCTCGTCGCGCTGCTGCCGAGAGCGCAGGCGGCCGCATCCGGCGACGCCGCCACGAGCATGTTCCACAGCGGTCTGACGCCCGTGACCAAGTTCGCGATGACCGGCGGGCTGGTGCTGGCCACCGCGGCGGCGGTGGTGTCGGCGTTCGTCATCCTGGGCGGGCCTCCCGAGCTCGAGAGCGGCACCGCGCTCCCGCCGGCCACGTCGGCGCCGCCGCCGACCGCCGATCCCGTCACCCCCACGCCGGATCTGACCACGCCGCGCGCGTCCCTCTCGGAAACGCCGCCGATCACGGTGTCCGGCGATCCCTCGCTGTACCCCGACCCGACGGGTCCGCCCACGGGCCGGCCGGCCCCGACGACGGACGCCCCGCGGCCCGCGCCGCCCACGGAGACCCGGAATCCGACCGGCGAGCCGACCCGCTCGCAGGAGCCGACGCGTTCGCAGGAGCCGCGGCCGAGCACCCCGCCGCCCACCACCGAGCCGCCCGACGACCCGCCGCCCAGCAGCCCGGATGACGACCCTCCGCCCACCACCAGGGCGCCGGATCCCAGCACGCCCCCGCCCGCCGAGAACCCCGAGCCGCTGATCTCCATCTCGATCGGGGTGTCGCTCGACGTGCCGGTGCTGGGCGGTGACGGCGACGGCCTGCTGGACGCCGACATCGGCGTGGGGCTGGGCTCCAGCCTGCTCGGCATGGTGCTGGTGCCAGGATCGGTGCTGCTCGGCCGGCAGATCGTGGCCCGCCGGGCGCGGCGGCCGCGTGATGCGGAAAAGCGGTGA
- a CDS encoding FAD-dependent oxidoreductase encodes MTADDIVARAEFGHRPRGTRGRAAGASIWAVGRPRGWRRLHLIVENSDVVVIGAGQAGLSSAYFLGRFGFEPVVLDAEPGPGGAWRHRSPSLTMDKVHGVFDLPGVRRPHDEDGAVPVADVVPAYFGDYERTVGLEVVRPVKVSAVRRGPGGRLLIGTGAGEWAARAVVNATGTWTRPYWPYYPGASSFAGRQLHYADYRGPEEFAGRRVVVVGGGHSAMHVLSEIAGIAAATTWVTRRPAVLREEEFSEDARRAAVAMVEERVRAGLPPGSVVSVTGLGYTPVVREALDKGALERLPMFQRIAADGVAWADGRHWRADTIIWATGFRSALDHLAPLRLREPGGGIMMDGTQVVREPALQLVGYGPSASTIGANRAGREAARNVRAYLTAHPARPAA; translated from the coding sequence ATGACGGCGGACGACATCGTGGCGCGGGCCGAGTTCGGTCACCGGCCGCGCGGCACCCGCGGGCGGGCCGCCGGCGCATCGATCTGGGCCGTGGGAAGACCCCGGGGTTGGCGGCGGTTGCACCTGATCGTGGAGAACAGCGACGTCGTGGTGATCGGCGCAGGGCAGGCGGGCCTGTCCAGCGCGTACTTCCTGGGGCGGTTCGGGTTCGAGCCGGTCGTGCTCGACGCCGAGCCGGGGCCGGGAGGGGCGTGGCGGCACCGGTCGCCGTCGCTGACCATGGACAAGGTGCACGGCGTCTTCGACCTGCCGGGCGTACGCCGGCCCCACGACGAGGACGGCGCGGTGCCCGTCGCCGACGTGGTCCCGGCGTACTTCGGCGACTACGAGCGCACGGTGGGGCTGGAGGTCGTGCGGCCGGTCAAGGTGAGCGCCGTCCGGCGCGGCCCGGGCGGCCGGCTCCTGATCGGGACCGGCGCCGGAGAATGGGCGGCCCGGGCGGTGGTGAACGCGACCGGCACGTGGACCCGGCCGTACTGGCCCTACTACCCGGGTGCGTCCTCGTTCGCGGGGCGGCAGCTGCACTACGCGGATTATCGAGGGCCGGAGGAGTTCGCGGGGCGGCGGGTGGTCGTGGTCGGCGGGGGCCATTCCGCCATGCACGTGTTGTCGGAGATCGCCGGCATCGCCGCCGCGACGACGTGGGTGACCCGGCGCCCGGCCGTCCTGCGTGAGGAGGAGTTCAGCGAGGACGCCAGGCGGGCCGCCGTCGCCATGGTCGAGGAACGGGTACGCGCCGGGCTCCCGCCGGGAAGCGTCGTCAGCGTCACCGGGCTCGGCTACACGCCCGTCGTCCGCGAGGCGCTGGACAAAGGCGCGCTGGAACGCTTGCCCATGTTCCAGCGCATCGCCGCGGACGGCGTCGCCTGGGCGGACGGACGGCACTGGCGGGCCGACACGATCATCTGGGCCACCGGCTTCCGCTCCGCGCTCGACCACCTCGCACCCCTGCGCCTCAGGGAGCCGGGCGGCGGCATCATGATGGACGGCACGCAGGTCGTCAGGGAACCCGCGCTCCAGCTCGTCGGCTATGGGCCGTCCGCCAGCACCATCGGCGCCAACCGCGCGGGCCGCGAGGCCGCCCGCAACGTCCGCGCGTACCTGACCGCACACCCGGCCCGCCCTGCCGCCTGA
- a CDS encoding phosphotransferase enzyme family protein has product MHVTPAGGRRTAEADVEVLAGGGVNHVVRVGDTVRRPVGPWTAGVHAVLDHLAARGFAGAPGCHGIDGEGREVLDFVPGDVPGYPLPEWVLSDEVLEGVGRLLRELHDATLDFPKNQDVAWYWPAVAPAEVICHGDVAPYNCVFRDGRPVAFIDFDTAHPGPRVWDVAYAAYRFVPLTDPRHLSTYPAPEQARRLRLFADAYGLDDAARGELAATARARLDHLVRHMHEQAAAGHEAFASHIARGDDRLYRTDIEHIARHEATFTAALID; this is encoded by the coding sequence GTGCACGTGACACCCGCCGGGGGACGGCGGACAGCGGAGGCGGACGTGGAGGTGCTGGCCGGCGGGGGTGTCAACCATGTCGTGCGGGTCGGGGACACGGTGCGGCGGCCGGTGGGGCCGTGGACGGCGGGCGTGCATGCCGTGCTCGATCACCTCGCGGCCCGCGGGTTCGCGGGCGCGCCCGGCTGCCACGGGATCGACGGCGAGGGCCGGGAGGTCCTGGACTTCGTGCCCGGCGACGTGCCCGGCTACCCCCTGCCGGAGTGGGTGCTGTCGGACGAGGTGCTGGAGGGCGTCGGCAGGCTGCTGCGGGAACTCCACGACGCGACCCTGGATTTCCCGAAAAATCAGGATGTGGCCTGGTATTGGCCGGCGGTCGCCCCGGCGGAGGTCATCTGTCACGGCGACGTCGCCCCGTACAACTGCGTGTTCCGTGACGGCCGGCCGGTCGCGTTCATCGACTTCGACACAGCCCACCCGGGGCCGCGCGTCTGGGACGTCGCGTACGCCGCCTACCGGTTCGTGCCCCTGACCGACCCGCGCCATCTGAGCACGTACCCGGCGCCGGAGCAGGCGCGCAGACTTCGGCTGTTCGCCGACGCTTACGGCCTGGACGACGCCGCCCGCGGCGAGCTGGCCGCGACAGCCCGGGCCCGCCTCGACCACCTCGTGCGCCACATGCACGAGCAGGCCGCCGCGGGCCACGAGGCGTTCGCGAGCCACATCGCCAGGGGCGACGACCGCCTCTACCGCACCGACATCGAGCACATCGCGCGGCACGAGGCGACGTTCACGGCCGCGCTGATCGACTGA
- a CDS encoding bestrophin-like domain: protein MVAYTLSILAAVGVVMLTALVFRLFRRGGEDRDPGGPSAGHAGAMLSAMFLLVFAIAIIVPWTKADTARQNTHTESQAAIDAYWTAAGLPDDAARQVRTALREYVIFVVRDEWPLMAQGRMDPVGAARMDELRGRVSDLEVSGEDEEEARGNLLQHIGAISMARAQRSADAAAAPPDGLLFLTILTGVVVIVFPFLAGARPQGLTILPLVAMAALLGFGTYLTWDISRAFDGPLAVGPEAFQGALQEFARVGEGV, encoded by the coding sequence ATGGTGGCGTACACGCTCTCGATCCTGGCGGCGGTAGGCGTGGTGATGCTCACCGCGCTGGTGTTCAGGCTGTTCAGACGTGGCGGCGAGGACCGCGATCCCGGCGGTCCTTCCGCCGGCCACGCGGGGGCGATGTTGTCGGCCATGTTCCTGCTGGTGTTCGCCATCGCGATCATCGTGCCGTGGACGAAGGCCGACACCGCCCGGCAGAACACCCATACCGAGAGCCAGGCCGCGATCGACGCCTACTGGACGGCTGCCGGCCTGCCGGACGACGCGGCCCGGCAGGTGCGCACCGCGCTGCGCGAATACGTCATCTTCGTGGTCAGGGACGAGTGGCCGCTCATGGCCCAGGGCCGGATGGACCCGGTCGGCGCCGCCAGGATGGACGAGCTGCGCGGCCGCGTCAGCGACCTCGAGGTGAGCGGTGAGGACGAGGAGGAGGCCAGGGGAAATCTCCTTCAGCACATCGGCGCGATCTCCATGGCCCGTGCCCAGCGCAGCGCCGACGCCGCCGCGGCCCCGCCCGACGGGCTGCTGTTCCTGACGATCCTCACCGGCGTGGTCGTCATCGTATTCCCGTTCCTGGCCGGGGCCCGGCCGCAGGGGCTGACGATCCTGCCGCTGGTGGCGATGGCGGCGTTGCTGGGCTTCGGCACCTACCTGACGTGGGACATCTCCCGGGCCTTCGACGGGCCGCTGGCCGTCGGGCCCGAGGCGTTCCAGGGAGCGTTGCAGGAGTTCGCGCGCGTCGGCGAAGGGGTGTGA
- a CDS encoding epimerase, with the protein MTAAGHDVVVLTRHPVRGRDVRWDGETLGPWAEEIDGSDVVVNLAGRSVNCRYTAANLRAMMDSRVRSTRVVGEAIAAAVRPPRVWLQMSTATVYSHRFDAPNDEATGELGGAESGVPGYWAYSVEIAQAWERAQEQAETPHTRKVSMRAAMVMSPERGGVFDVLLRLVRLGLGGPVAGGAQYVSWIHDGDFVRAVEFLAGRDDLTGPVNLAAPVPLPQRTFMRVLRAAWGVPVGLPATRWMAELGAFALRSDTELLLKSRRVVPGRLLEAGFAFDYAQWPEAAADLVRRVRGGPGSTG; encoded by the coding sequence CTGACCGCCGCAGGCCATGACGTCGTGGTGCTCACCCGGCATCCGGTACGCGGCCGTGACGTCCGCTGGGACGGCGAGACCCTGGGTCCATGGGCAGAGGAGATCGACGGCAGCGACGTCGTGGTCAATCTGGCCGGACGCAGCGTCAACTGCCGCTACACCGCCGCCAATCTGCGGGCCATGATGGATTCGCGGGTGCGTTCCACCCGTGTCGTGGGTGAGGCGATCGCCGCCGCCGTGCGGCCTCCCCGGGTCTGGCTGCAGATGAGCACGGCCACGGTCTATTCCCACCGTTTCGACGCGCCCAACGACGAGGCGACCGGTGAGCTCGGCGGGGCCGAATCCGGCGTTCCGGGCTACTGGGCCTACAGCGTCGAGATCGCACAGGCGTGGGAGCGGGCACAGGAACAAGCGGAAACTCCGCACACCCGCAAGGTCAGCATGCGCGCGGCCATGGTGATGAGTCCCGAGCGCGGTGGCGTCTTCGACGTGTTGCTGCGGCTGGTGCGGCTGGGCCTCGGCGGCCCGGTCGCGGGTGGCGCGCAGTACGTGTCATGGATCCACGACGGTGATTTCGTCCGCGCCGTCGAGTTCCTGGCCGGCCGCGACGACCTCACCGGGCCGGTGAACCTCGCCGCTCCCGTTCCCTTGCCGCAGCGCACGTTCATGCGCGTGCTGCGCGCCGCGTGGGGTGTTCCGGTGGGCCTGCCCGCAACGCGATGGATGGCCGAGCTCGGCGCGTTCGCGCTGCGCTCGGATACCGAACTCCTGCTGAAAAGTCGCCGGGTCGTCCCCGGCCGCCTGCTCGAAGCCGGCTTCGCCTTCGACTATGCGCAGTGGCCGGAGGCCGCCGCCGACCTCGTGCGGCGCGTGCGCGGCGGGCCCGGCTCCACCGGCTGA
- a CDS encoding Lrp/AsnC family transcriptional regulator → MMSEISRNAGSGGGPSGRIGIGLELDDVHMKMLEVLRENGRISVAALAERVGISRASAYTRFEALRADGAIKGFTAEIDHVRAGLGITALIFVTVRQQMWKQFRAELARMPEVEYCAITTGQHDAMIQVRVADVAAVHTMVTDRLANIPAVKATETVFILDEVLKRPYVLPSDGRQARRSPRPAQETQGDVPLGKMRFVGAAEGRAALKKDD, encoded by the coding sequence ATGATGAGTGAAATATCCAGAAATGCTGGCAGCGGTGGTGGTCCGTCTGGACGGATCGGCATCGGGCTCGAATTGGACGACGTCCACATGAAGATGCTCGAAGTCCTGCGCGAGAACGGCAGGATCTCGGTCGCCGCGCTGGCCGAGCGGGTGGGCATCTCCCGCGCGAGCGCCTACACCCGCTTCGAGGCGTTGCGCGCGGACGGCGCGATCAAGGGGTTCACCGCCGAGATCGACCACGTGCGGGCCGGGCTCGGCATCACCGCACTGATCTTCGTGACCGTGCGGCAGCAGATGTGGAAGCAGTTCAGGGCCGAGCTCGCCAGGATGCCGGAGGTGGAGTACTGCGCGATCACCACCGGCCAGCACGACGCGATGATCCAGGTACGGGTGGCGGACGTGGCGGCGGTGCACACCATGGTGACCGACCGGCTGGCCAACATCCCGGCGGTCAAGGCGACCGAGACGGTCTTCATCCTGGACGAGGTGCTCAAGCGGCCGTATGTGCTGCCCAGCGACGGCCGGCAGGCGCGCCGGAGCCCGCGCCCGGCGCAGGAGACGCAGGGCGACGTGCCGCTCGGCAAGATGCGCTTCGTCGGCGCCGCCGAGGGCCGGGCCGCGCTCAAGAAGGACGACTAG
- a CDS encoding ABC transporter substrate-binding protein, with protein MATRSQTAAVLLAAALTLAACASGGGTSQSPAASGGGKTLVIDTSFDLKTADPGRTYEPTGLIVGKAVYETLLTFDGADVTKPMPALAESYELSEDGKTLTLKLKQGATFADGAPVTADDVVFSLTRVRDMKGTPSFLLDGVEVAKTDDTTITLTSKAANPALPYILPNPALGIINSKLAQQHGATTDPQDKAEQWLNSASAGSGPYMIESFNVSSQVTLKANPKYYGTKPAYDKVVLRNVEAATQKLNVARGDSQVALNLSGDQVAGMPATLQVKKTASANVIFLLANQDSAISKTTPNAKFVEAVRKGVDYAGLLELAGEGSTQAPGVIPSQLLGALPPEQAAQRDVEGAKAALAASGLSNPTVKLEYPSELTVNGLSFQPLAERIQANLKEVGITVDLQPAPVTTALDNYRNGKEEMGLWYWGPDYPDPSDYLAFLPGKLVGLRAGWKAGAAKEIEAAGDKAATAIGDDARKSAYADVQTKLNASGPFIPLIQPSQNIVTAGSVTGLEYHPVWTVDVADLGVK; from the coding sequence ATGGCGACCCGCTCGCAGACGGCGGCTGTGCTGCTCGCCGCTGCGCTCACCCTCGCCGCCTGCGCAAGCGGCGGCGGCACCTCCCAGTCGCCCGCGGCCTCCGGCGGCGGCAAGACCCTCGTCATCGACACGTCCTTCGACCTCAAGACGGCCGACCCGGGCCGCACGTACGAGCCGACGGGACTGATCGTCGGCAAGGCCGTCTACGAGACGCTGCTCACCTTCGACGGGGCCGACGTCACCAAGCCGATGCCGGCCCTGGCCGAGTCGTACGAGCTGAGCGAGGACGGCAAGACGCTGACGCTGAAGCTCAAGCAGGGCGCCACGTTCGCCGACGGCGCGCCGGTGACCGCGGACGACGTGGTGTTCTCGCTGACCCGTGTGCGGGACATGAAGGGCACCCCGTCGTTCCTGCTGGACGGCGTCGAGGTGGCCAAGACCGACGACACGACGATCACGCTGACGTCGAAGGCGGCGAACCCGGCACTGCCGTACATCCTGCCGAACCCGGCGCTCGGCATCATCAACAGCAAGCTCGCCCAGCAGCACGGCGCCACCACGGACCCGCAGGACAAGGCCGAGCAGTGGCTGAACTCCGCCTCCGCGGGGTCCGGCCCGTACATGATCGAGTCGTTCAACGTGAGCAGCCAGGTCACGCTCAAGGCGAACCCGAAGTACTACGGCACGAAGCCCGCCTACGACAAGGTCGTGCTGCGTAACGTCGAGGCCGCCACCCAGAAGCTCAACGTGGCGCGCGGCGACAGCCAGGTGGCGCTGAACCTGTCCGGCGACCAGGTCGCCGGCATGCCCGCGACGCTCCAGGTCAAGAAGACCGCCTCGGCGAACGTCATCTTCCTGCTGGCCAACCAGGACTCCGCGATCAGCAAGACCACGCCGAACGCCAAGTTCGTCGAGGCCGTGCGCAAGGGCGTGGACTACGCGGGACTGCTGGAGCTGGCCGGCGAGGGCTCGACCCAGGCGCCCGGCGTCATCCCGTCGCAGCTCCTCGGCGCGCTGCCGCCCGAGCAGGCCGCCCAGCGGGACGTCGAGGGTGCCAAGGCGGCGCTGGCCGCCAGCGGGCTGTCCAACCCGACCGTGAAGCTGGAGTACCCGAGCGAGCTGACCGTGAACGGGCTGTCGTTCCAGCCGCTGGCCGAGCGGATCCAGGCCAACCTCAAGGAGGTCGGCATCACGGTGGACCTCCAGCCGGCGCCGGTCACCACGGCGCTGGACAACTACCGCAACGGCAAGGAGGAGATGGGCCTGTGGTACTGGGGCCCTGACTACCCCGACCCGAGCGACTACCTGGCCTTCCTCCCCGGGAAGCTGGTGGGGCTGCGGGCCGGCTGGAAGGCGGGGGCCGCCAAGGAGATCGAGGCCGCGGGCGACAAGGCCGCCACCGCGATCGGCGACGACGCCCGCAAGAGCGCCTACGCCGACGTGCAGACCAAGCTCAACGCCTCCGGGCCGTTCATCCCGCTGATCCAGCCGAGCCAGAACATCGTGACGGCGGGGTCGGTGACCGGGCTCGAGTACCACCCCGTGTGGACGGTCGACGTCGCCGATCTCGGCGTGAAGTAA
- a CDS encoding ABC transporter permease, which yields MSDTPDAVKATRPERQGQGRPSSGRQAHPLARFLVRRILLAVLMAWGITLVTFVLTNLVPGDPVAANLGQRALGDPAIVAQWRAEHGLDKPLWQQYALHLQGLLQGDLGTSQQSHRPVSQDLAEFVPATLELAGAAILVSLVLGVAFGVVAALRRDRLADHTLRLLSLIGISVPTFWLALLAFYVFFYRLQLTPGSGRVDAALGSAPAVTGLQTVDALLAGRWDIFTSAVGHLITPALVLALYTIGLLTRFTRSAVLEVLGQDYVRAARAKGLPGRVILFRYVLRSALVPIITVAGLAFGSLLSGTVLVEAIFAWPGVGQYAYKSATTLDLPAVMGVGLVVGVVYLVINLIVDVLYGVIDPRVRLQ from the coding sequence GTGTCCGACACTCCGGACGCCGTCAAGGCGACGCGACCCGAGCGACAGGGGCAGGGGCGGCCGAGCTCCGGCAGGCAGGCGCATCCGCTGGCGCGGTTCCTCGTCCGCCGCATCCTGCTCGCCGTCCTCATGGCCTGGGGCATCACGCTCGTCACGTTCGTCCTGACGAATCTCGTCCCCGGCGACCCGGTGGCCGCCAACCTGGGCCAGCGCGCCCTGGGCGACCCGGCGATCGTCGCCCAGTGGCGGGCCGAGCACGGCCTGGACAAGCCGCTCTGGCAGCAGTACGCCCTGCACCTGCAGGGCCTGCTCCAGGGCGACCTGGGCACCAGCCAGCAGAGCCACCGCCCGGTGAGCCAGGACCTGGCCGAGTTCGTGCCGGCGACGCTGGAGCTGGCCGGGGCGGCGATCCTGGTGTCGCTGGTGCTGGGGGTGGCGTTCGGCGTGGTCGCCGCCCTGCGCAGGGACCGGCTGGCGGATCACACGCTGCGGCTGCTGAGCCTGATCGGCATCTCCGTCCCGACGTTCTGGCTGGCGCTGCTCGCGTTCTACGTGTTCTTCTACCGCCTGCAGCTCACCCCGGGCAGCGGCCGGGTGGACGCGGCGCTCGGCTCGGCGCCTGCCGTGACCGGGCTGCAGACGGTGGACGCGCTGCTGGCGGGCCGGTGGGACATCTTCACCTCCGCCGTCGGCCACCTGATCACGCCCGCGCTGGTGCTGGCGCTCTACACGATCGGGCTGCTCACCCGCTTCACCCGCTCGGCGGTGCTGGAGGTGCTCGGCCAGGATTATGTCCGCGCCGCCCGCGCCAAGGGCCTGCCCGGCCGGGTGATCCTCTTCCGGTACGTGCTGCGCTCGGCCCTGGTCCCGATCATCACGGTGGCGGGCCTGGCCTTCGGCAGCCTCCTATCGGGGACGGTGCTGGTGGAGGCCATCTTCGCCTGGCCCGGCGTCGGCCAGTACGCCTACAAGAGCGCCACCACCCTCGACCTGCCCGCCGTCATGGGCGTCGGCCTGGTCGTGGGCGTCGTCTACCTGGTCATCAACCTGATCGTGGACGTCCTATACGGCGTGATCGACCCCCGAGTGAGGCTGCAATGA